Proteins encoded in a region of the Pieris napi chromosome 5, ilPieNapi1.2, whole genome shotgun sequence genome:
- the LOC125049646 gene encoding lipase member H-like has protein sequence MFMFACLFMCLFSHAYTWGRGDLEKYGPFQIALHSNLIKCDHDKTLNLDVSEIDVYFYDLPRNEVETFHINDAAKGILAYKELDKTKKFIVFVAGYKSNINKKTEERVRDTFRNYPNSYLIILDHSPYTNNRQGNIKSYERSVKYVHYIGKAVGDMLTELANNGISAKSIHCIGHSLGAQALAHTGDTFFKNTGNKIARITALDPAGPCFSNSLIEEQIRSGVAEYVEVYHCNAGGLGTTSVLGDIDFFINKKGSTQPHCSTPLIPGIFDSSKAAKCNHRACIDIWTSTVSNPNWFLAWKCDSYKLFKHGSCAANEVTIAGFWNPGNATGVFYFSTDGYDIN, from the exons ATGTTTATGTTTGCGTGTTTgtttatgtgtttattttcACACGCGTACACGTGGGGACGTGGTGACTTGGAGAAGTACGGACCATTTCAAATCGCATTACATTCTAATTTGATcaaat GTGATCACGACAAAACACTGAATCTTGACGTCAGCGAAATCGACGTGTACTTCTACGATTTGCCAAGAAACGAGGTCGAAACATTCCACATAAACGATGCAGCCAAAGGAATCCTTGCCTACAAGGAACTGGACAAAACTAAGAAATTCATCGTCTTCGTTGCCGGTTACAAATCAAACATAAACAAGAAGACCGAAGAACGTGTAAGAGACACGTTCAGAAACTATCCGAACAGTTACTTAATCATTCTAGATCATTCTCCATACACTAATAACAGACAAGGTAACATTAAGAGTTACGAGCGATCTGTAAAATACGTTCACTATATCGGTAAAGCTGTAGGAGATATGTTGACTGAATTAGCTAATAATGGAATATCTGCCAAAAGCATACACTGTATAGGACATAGTTTAGGCGCGCAAGCCTTGGCGCATACCGGTGATACATTCTTCAAAAATACAGGCAATAAAATAGCAAGAATTACAGCACTAGATCCTGCTGGACCGTGCTTCTCAAATAGTTTAATTGAAGAGCAAATACGATCTGGAGTAGCGGAATACGTAGAGGTATACCATTGCAATGCTGGAGGATTAGGAACAACAAGTGTTTTGGGTGATATAGacttctttataaataaaaaaggttcCACACAACCTCACTGCAGTACACCCTTGATTCCTGGTATATTTGACTCCTCAAAAGCAGCGAAATGTAATCATAGAGCTTGTATTGATATTTGGACATCCACTGTCAGTAATCCTAATTGGTTTTTGGCTTGGAAATGTGACTCGTACAAATTGTTCAAGCATGGCTCTTGCGCAGCTAATGAAGTAACTATAGCCGGTTTCTGGAATCCTGGTAATGCAACAGGAGTGTTTTATTTCTCTACTGATGGCtatgatattaattaa
- the LOC125049738 gene encoding uncharacterized protein LOC125049738: MSTTENSGAERLTSSTPSSQEVSGISLSLRVPPFWRDQPLLWFCSFEAATADLKRSQAQLAQMVIAQLEKQDIQNIADLICSPPEADYYNAIKDRLISLYEESNSAQTKKLLSQVELGDQKPSQLMRQMKQLNKDKFPESTIKMMWLEHLPPHIRSVLAVSEAFKIKTTLDDLTLLADKMMEVHTPSQHIAAVATPFTSVPSPPPPNPQQPTIDTLIGEIRRLSLEVAELRAQPRDNYRNSRSRHRYLSRSRNASPHHNENRRESQMEDRSRKKSPMPYCYYHHRYGMDAKKCAPPCSFKPINQSEN, encoded by the coding sequence ATGTCGACAACAGAAAATTCCGGTGCAGAGCGTCTAACTTCATCAACACCGTCGAGCCAAGAAGTCTCCGGTATTTCACTGTCGCTCCGCGTGCCACCATTCTGGCGTGACCAGCCGCTCCTCTGGTTCTGCAGTTTCGAAGCAGCAACCGCCGATTTAAAACGAAGCCAGGCCCAGCTCGCCCAGATGGTCATCGCACAGCTTGAAAAGCAAGACATACAAAACATCGCCGATCTCATTTGCTCGCCGCCGGAAGCTGATTACTACAACGCAATTAAAGACCGTTTAATATCGCTATACGAAGAGTCTAACAGCGCACAAACGAAGAAACTACTGTCGCAAGTCGAGCTCGGAGACCAGAAACCCAGCCAGCTGATGAGGCAAATGAAGCAGCTTAACAAGGATAAATTCCCCGAAAGCACCATCAAAATGATGTGGCTCGAGCATCTGCCGCCACACATTCGTTCCGTGCTAGCTGTCAGCGAAgcttttaaaatcaaaacgaCGCTCGACGACCTTACCTTGCTCGCGGACAAAATGATGGAAGTCCACACGCCGTCGCAACACATCGCCGCCGTCGCAACGCCTTTCACATCTGTACCATCGCCACCACCACCTAATCCGCAACAGCCAACCATCGACACCCTCATCGGTGAAATAAGAAGATTGTCTTTGGAAGTGGCTGAGCTACGAGCACAACCTCGCGACAATTACCGCAACAGTCGCTCTCGCCACCGTTACCTATCACGCTCGCGGAACGCATCTCCACATCATAACGAAAACCGACGAGAGTCGCAAATGGAAGACCGAAGCCGAAAAAAATCTCCAATGCCGTACTGCTACTACCATCATCGCTACGGTATGGACGCGAAGAAATGCGCACCACCGTGCAGTTTCAAGCCCATTAACCAGTCGGAAAACTAA